One Arthrobacter sp. StoSoilB20 DNA segment encodes these proteins:
- a CDS encoding ATP-binding protein: MKDNDVGDAMEQSSALSEVVAVKGIIQDQHPVDFYALGVAGCIDRLAAPLRRTGIAVHWQTPHHGIEISSSAAALLYHVAQETFSNTLNYANATELTVRLNAVYHGIQITITDDGSGFEIHAAPSGRRHGFGLLLMSIAVHDAGGTVDIDSALGRGTSVRVTLPLD, translated from the coding sequence ATGAAAGACAACGATGTGGGGGACGCAATGGAGCAGTCATCAGCACTCAGTGAGGTAGTTGCCGTCAAGGGCATCATCCAGGACCAGCACCCCGTGGATTTCTACGCGCTGGGCGTCGCAGGATGCATCGACCGCCTTGCCGCGCCGCTGCGCCGGACCGGCATCGCCGTCCACTGGCAGACCCCGCATCATGGCATCGAGATCTCCTCTTCGGCCGCCGCACTGCTCTACCACGTGGCCCAGGAGACCTTCAGCAACACCCTCAACTACGCCAACGCCACGGAACTCACCGTTCGCCTCAACGCCGTTTACCACGGAATCCAGATCACTATCACTGACGACGGCAGCGGATTCGAAATCCACGCAGCACCCAGTGGCCGGCGGCACGGTTTCGGCCTGCTGCTGATGTCCATCGCAGTGCACGACGCCGGCGGGACAGTAGACATCGACTCCGCCCTTGGGCGGGGCACCAGTGTGAGGGTCACCCTGCCGCTGGATTGA
- a CDS encoding transglycosylase domain-containing protein produces the protein MANNQSPKSGLGKVLLRVFGYFFVSILCGVLISGLVVPVVAFTSTTVGGSIGFYKDLPSELNVDSPSLSSTLVSADGQHIATFYAENRVKVPLDQMSPFIREAIVAIEDNRFYEHAGVDAQGIIRALTSNLTKGTRQGASTLTQQYVTNVLNESRLSEGRPEDVVLSGQKTMGDKLREIKLALELEKRFSKDQILEGYLNIVFFNRDAYGIEAASRYFFSTSAKDLTLPQAALLAGLVNGPSIYDPTVDPDAALKRRNLVLDRMLEQGKITAVDHGVAVATPIELNVTPSRQGCAGAAIATYFCDYVSHLILNDETYGSTVNERERLLYRGGLTITTTLDSRLQAAAQAQVDASAGDNPDKWGAAMTTVQPGTGKILAMAQNTVFVPQEGKYDTQLNFNVDAKDANGYDLNGAGGFQPGSTMKPFIYAEWLNEGKNPTAIVDASRRVYPVGFPWRSSCGKVMGGYSSAQKAQNLGADDDLQNNDAGYYRPMPINYGLYNSINTATFATAAQLDFCGIQKMVDTVGLHSGLDNAPVNMHQIGNLLGSIGVAPVVLASAYATFANDGTYCAPIAITGISDSQGRQFEAQKPECREAVKPAVARGVNAVLQDVLKMGSGVYINPKVQSQVPVAAKTGTSNNNGATWVAGYTTTLATASFFGDTTAGQQRAGQNVTIDGKFYKSLDGYMIAGPQWANYMMEATALYPSGPFAAPAPPPAPAPVTTVPAVPRLTGG, from the coding sequence ATGGCGAACAACCAGAGTCCGAAATCAGGTCTCGGCAAGGTCCTCCTGAGGGTCTTCGGATACTTCTTCGTGAGCATTCTCTGCGGGGTGTTGATCTCCGGATTGGTAGTCCCTGTGGTGGCATTCACCAGCACTACCGTGGGTGGATCGATCGGGTTCTACAAAGACCTGCCCAGCGAACTGAACGTCGATTCCCCCTCCCTTTCCAGCACGCTGGTCTCGGCCGATGGCCAACACATTGCCACGTTCTACGCCGAGAACCGCGTGAAGGTCCCTTTGGACCAGATGTCGCCGTTCATTCGCGAGGCGATCGTGGCCATTGAAGACAACCGCTTTTACGAGCACGCCGGTGTGGACGCCCAGGGCATCATCCGTGCACTGACCTCCAACCTGACCAAAGGCACCCGGCAAGGTGCTTCCACCTTGACCCAGCAATATGTCACCAACGTGCTCAACGAGTCCCGGCTTTCCGAAGGGCGACCTGAAGATGTGGTGCTCAGCGGCCAGAAAACCATGGGGGACAAACTCCGCGAGATCAAGCTTGCCCTCGAACTGGAAAAGCGGTTCAGCAAGGACCAGATCCTTGAGGGCTACCTGAATATTGTGTTCTTCAACCGGGACGCCTACGGCATTGAAGCCGCCTCACGCTATTTCTTCAGCACGTCCGCGAAGGATCTGACCCTGCCGCAGGCCGCGCTGCTCGCCGGGTTGGTCAACGGCCCCAGCATCTACGACCCCACGGTGGATCCCGATGCCGCGTTGAAGCGCCGCAACCTTGTCCTGGACCGGATGCTGGAACAGGGCAAGATCACGGCAGTGGACCATGGCGTGGCAGTGGCAACGCCCATAGAATTGAACGTCACCCCTTCGCGCCAAGGCTGCGCGGGTGCCGCGATCGCCACCTACTTCTGTGACTACGTTTCCCATCTGATCCTCAACGACGAGACCTATGGTTCCACTGTCAACGAGCGCGAGCGCCTGCTTTACCGGGGTGGCCTGACCATCACCACCACCCTGGACAGCAGGCTCCAGGCCGCTGCCCAAGCCCAGGTGGACGCCTCGGCCGGGGACAATCCGGACAAATGGGGTGCGGCCATGACCACCGTGCAGCCCGGCACCGGGAAGATCCTGGCCATGGCCCAGAACACGGTGTTTGTACCCCAAGAAGGCAAGTACGATACCCAGCTGAACTTCAACGTGGACGCCAAGGACGCGAACGGATACGACCTCAACGGCGCGGGAGGATTCCAACCGGGATCCACCATGAAGCCGTTCATCTACGCCGAATGGCTCAACGAAGGCAAGAACCCCACGGCCATTGTTGACGCCTCGCGAAGGGTTTATCCGGTGGGTTTCCCCTGGCGCTCCAGCTGCGGCAAGGTGATGGGAGGTTACAGCAGCGCCCAGAAAGCACAGAACCTGGGCGCCGACGACGACCTGCAAAACAACGACGCAGGCTATTACCGGCCCATGCCCATCAACTACGGCCTTTACAACTCCATTAACACTGCAACCTTCGCCACCGCAGCCCAGTTGGACTTCTGCGGCATCCAAAAAATGGTGGACACAGTGGGTCTTCACAGCGGTCTCGACAACGCTCCGGTGAACATGCACCAGATTGGAAACCTGCTGGGCTCCATCGGCGTGGCACCGGTGGTCCTTGCCAGCGCGTACGCCACCTTCGCCAATGACGGCACCTACTGCGCACCCATCGCGATCACCGGGATCAGCGACTCCCAAGGCCGCCAGTTCGAAGCCCAAAAACCCGAGTGCAGGGAGGCCGTGAAACCGGCTGTGGCCCGCGGTGTCAACGCGGTCCTCCAGGACGTCCTGAAAATGGGCTCCGGCGTCTACATCAATCCCAAGGTCCAAAGCCAAGTACCCGTGGCCGCCAAGACCGGCACGTCCAACAACAACGGCGCCACCTGGGTTGCCGGTTACACCACCACCCTTGCTACGGCGTCGTTCTTTGGGGACACGACGGCGGGACAGCAGCGCGCCGGACAAAACGTCACCATTGACGGCAAGTTCTACAAGTCCTTGGACGGCTACATGATCGCCGGTCCGCAATGGGCCAACTACATGATGGAAGCCACCGCACTCTATCCGAGCGGTCCTTTCGCGGCGCCCGCTCCCCCACCGGCACCGGCGCCTGTCACTACTGTTCCGGCCGTCCCGCGCCTGACAGGAGGGTAG
- a CDS encoding FAD-dependent oxidoreductase, protein MNSTPSLPTQDCDVLVIGSGAGGLAAAVTAAYHGLKVIVVEKSDVCGGATSWSGGWAWAPGNPLAQAEGVTEEKETFRTYLRAVLGGDYREENVEAFLEASPHMVGFFQDKTSLQFVPGSRINDIYGKLPGAGTGHRSVGPKPLNARAIKPALRAKMRHQLYETSFLGMGIMAGPDLSKFLSASKGNPGGIFHAGWRFAFHLLDVLVHRRNMQLVNGTALTGRLMKSADDLGVDIRVSTPATALLSDDNGKVTGAVVRSPEGELHIKAGRGVVLATGGFPNDVQRRRELFPKTPTGREHWTLSPHETTGDGIRLATSVGARFRTDVKSPAAWCPVSLVPYRNGRTGVFPHIMDRAKPGSIGVRADGKRFVNEANGYYDYVEALLAATPEGATVESWQIADSRFVRRFPLGMAKPLPVPLFPYLRSGYLIKGRTLEELATKCGIDPAELRRTVARFNANARDGVDPDFGRGGTAFNRYGGDPGNQPNPSLGTLEKGPFYAVRVVPGSFGTFAGIDTDGTSRALTSDGDPIPGLYVTGNDQANVMGGHYPAGGINLGPALTFGYIAGRHLAGVDNYEDGGTRAAVQVTL, encoded by the coding sequence ATGAACAGCACCCCCTCCCTCCCCACCCAGGACTGCGATGTCCTCGTCATTGGCTCCGGGGCAGGCGGCCTCGCTGCGGCTGTGACAGCGGCCTATCACGGACTGAAAGTCATCGTCGTGGAAAAATCCGATGTTTGCGGCGGTGCCACGTCATGGTCCGGCGGATGGGCTTGGGCTCCCGGTAATCCGCTGGCACAAGCCGAAGGCGTCACCGAAGAGAAGGAAACCTTCAGGACCTACCTCCGGGCAGTCCTCGGCGGAGATTACCGGGAAGAGAACGTGGAAGCCTTCCTGGAAGCGTCACCACACATGGTGGGATTCTTCCAGGACAAGACGTCCCTGCAGTTCGTCCCCGGCAGCAGGATCAACGACATTTACGGCAAACTTCCCGGCGCGGGCACGGGCCATCGCTCCGTGGGTCCCAAACCCCTCAATGCCCGGGCCATCAAACCAGCCCTGCGTGCCAAGATGCGTCACCAGCTGTACGAGACGTCCTTCCTGGGCATGGGAATCATGGCCGGTCCGGACCTCAGCAAGTTCCTCTCGGCATCGAAGGGCAACCCCGGCGGGATCTTCCACGCGGGGTGGCGCTTCGCTTTCCACCTCCTGGATGTGCTGGTCCACCGCCGCAACATGCAGCTGGTCAATGGCACGGCCCTTACCGGCAGGCTCATGAAGTCAGCTGATGACCTGGGTGTCGATATCCGCGTTTCCACTCCTGCTACAGCATTGCTCAGCGACGACAACGGCAAGGTGACCGGCGCCGTCGTGCGTTCTCCCGAAGGTGAGCTTCACATCAAGGCTGGACGCGGCGTCGTGCTGGCAACCGGCGGCTTCCCCAACGATGTCCAGCGCCGCAGGGAACTCTTCCCCAAGACCCCTACCGGCCGGGAGCACTGGACCTTGTCGCCGCATGAAACCACGGGCGACGGCATCAGGCTGGCCACCTCCGTGGGGGCCCGTTTCAGGACAGACGTGAAGTCGCCCGCCGCGTGGTGTCCGGTGTCGCTGGTGCCGTACCGCAACGGCCGGACGGGAGTGTTCCCGCACATCATGGACCGTGCCAAGCCGGGCAGCATCGGGGTCCGTGCTGACGGAAAACGGTTCGTGAACGAGGCCAATGGCTACTACGACTACGTGGAGGCGCTCCTGGCAGCGACGCCCGAAGGTGCCACCGTTGAATCGTGGCAGATAGCGGACAGCCGGTTCGTGCGCAGGTTCCCGCTGGGAATGGCCAAACCGTTGCCCGTCCCGCTGTTCCCCTACCTGCGATCCGGGTACCTCATCAAAGGCCGGACGTTGGAGGAGCTTGCCACGAAATGCGGGATCGACCCCGCAGAGTTGCGCCGCACGGTGGCGAGGTTCAATGCCAACGCGCGCGACGGCGTCGACCCTGACTTCGGGCGCGGCGGGACGGCCTTCAACCGCTACGGCGGTGATCCCGGCAACCAGCCCAACCCGTCACTGGGCACCCTGGAGAAGGGCCCGTTCTATGCGGTGCGGGTGGTTCCCGGGAGTTTCGGCACGTTCGCCGGGATCGACACGGACGGAACCTCGCGCGCGCTCACCAGCGACGGCGACCCCATCCCCGGTCTCTACGTCACCGGCAACGACCAAGCCAATGTCATGGGTGGCCACTATCCAGCCGGCGGCATCAACCTTGGCCCGGCGCTGACGTTCGGATACATTGCAGGCCGTCACCTCGCGGGCGTGGACAACTACGAGGACGGCGGCACGCGCGCGGCCGTGCAGGTCACGCTGTAG